One segment of Pseudoalteromonas rubra DNA contains the following:
- a CDS encoding efflux RND transporter permease subunit: MNGTVGFTERAIRQSLTGRLPALFFFFAMVLGVLALQFMPREEEPQIVVPMLDIHVTVPNTAAPEVVRLVTTPLEKLLLQIPGVEHVYSITNSGSAVVTLRFHVGESREQAILNTYTKLYANEHQMAAVVSDWQIRPIEVDDVPIVMLGLYSTAPQQYNDYDLTRFAQEISTQLQRLPDTSEVKVVAGRQRQLNVWLDATALAAHQSTPLDVLTAIQNSNQLQQVGKRIAGSKQIVLESGDVLRTAAALRALVITVVNGRAVKLKDVARIEDGPGEPEQYQWLAISDSSQDLPLVTLSVAKQKGSNAVSVAEQVHALMGQLQTQLLPPEVEIKVLRDYGQTADEKVNDLMASLLFAVLTVVIFVGVFLGWRPAIVVGLAIPVCYGVTLALDWAFGYTINRVTLFALILSLGLLVDDPITGIDNISRMLVPGKPRHQQVVSAMMEIRTALLMSTLTIMMAFLPLAYITGMMGPYMAPMAFNVPVSVMVSTGVALFITPWLASRLLSAKPSSVVSVDNGWYAALLTPLLRSPRKAKGVLWVMLVLFVLSASLPVFRAVPLKLLPYDNKNEVQVLIDLPEGSTLEATARITRAVQQRVWQMNEVSAIAAYVGQPSSMDFNGMVRGYYRRHSDNMAELRVVLLDKRERAHQSHAVVLRLRKALAEFNRDGTVIKVVEVPPGPPVMSTLTAEVYADPFIATDTHRDAALRLAARLRQEPHVAEVDTSLSAPVTLQRFVTDKQKAALSGVSSIEINHTLALVSGGMQAGLLYQPREAQPVPITLQLAYSDRQHWSDLLATQIRGSSDVTQAQDNFGLSRAARPMVALSEVGDMQTLVAEPAIYRKDLAPVIYVFAELNGRTPAEVIADVVADEQQAGVPVQNETHMTPWQQRTFLSSGSGLSWQLPEGTQYRFSGEGEWRITIRVFRDMGIAFAFALAAIFLILRWQTASSAVALIIMSAIPLTMIGIMPGFWGLNQLGERTIAGSPDPVLFTATAMIGMIALAGIVVRNSLILVEFITQARQAGMPLEAALIRAGSVRMRPVLLTAGTTLLGNLVIILDPVFSGLALAIMFGIVASTLFSLLVVPVVYYLVFKTPDEDNTPAPISDDLETAHV, encoded by the coding sequence ATGAATGGCACTGTGGGCTTTACTGAGCGAGCGATACGCCAGAGTCTGACTGGTCGCTTGCCTGCGCTGTTTTTCTTCTTTGCTATGGTGCTGGGTGTACTGGCTTTACAGTTCATGCCGCGGGAGGAAGAGCCTCAGATAGTGGTGCCGATGTTAGATATTCATGTCACGGTGCCCAATACCGCCGCACCCGAAGTAGTGCGTCTTGTCACCACGCCGCTTGAGAAGCTGCTGCTGCAAATTCCTGGTGTAGAACATGTTTATTCGATCACCAACAGTGGCTCCGCCGTGGTTACACTGCGATTTCATGTTGGAGAGAGTCGTGAGCAGGCCATCCTAAATACCTACACGAAACTGTATGCCAATGAGCACCAGATGGCCGCTGTGGTCAGCGACTGGCAGATCCGGCCCATCGAAGTCGACGATGTGCCGATTGTTATGCTGGGCTTATATAGTACCGCACCTCAACAATACAACGATTATGACTTAACCCGATTTGCTCAGGAGATCTCAACGCAGCTGCAGCGGTTACCCGACACCAGCGAGGTCAAGGTGGTGGCTGGACGACAGCGCCAGCTGAATGTCTGGCTGGATGCCACGGCATTAGCGGCACACCAGAGCACGCCGCTGGACGTGTTAACCGCGATTCAAAACAGCAATCAGTTGCAACAGGTTGGCAAGCGCATCGCGGGCAGCAAGCAGATTGTACTTGAGTCTGGCGACGTGTTGCGCACTGCCGCGGCGTTGCGCGCGTTAGTGATCACTGTGGTCAACGGGCGCGCCGTGAAACTCAAAGATGTCGCGCGCATTGAAGATGGGCCGGGTGAGCCCGAACAGTACCAGTGGCTGGCGATCAGTGATAGCAGCCAGGATCTGCCACTGGTGACCCTCAGTGTAGCTAAGCAAAAAGGCAGCAATGCGGTATCCGTTGCTGAGCAGGTTCACGCGCTGATGGGCCAGTTGCAAACTCAGCTATTGCCACCGGAAGTCGAGATTAAGGTATTGCGTGACTACGGCCAGACAGCCGATGAAAAGGTCAATGATTTGATGGCTAGCCTGCTCTTTGCGGTGCTGACTGTGGTGATCTTTGTCGGTGTCTTTCTTGGCTGGCGACCGGCGATTGTGGTCGGGCTGGCGATCCCCGTGTGTTACGGGGTGACGCTGGCGCTGGACTGGGCGTTTGGTTACACCATTAACCGGGTGACCCTGTTTGCCCTGATCCTCTCGCTGGGTCTGTTGGTGGACGATCCTATCACGGGCATCGACAACATCAGCCGAATGCTGGTGCCCGGTAAACCGCGTCATCAGCAGGTTGTGAGCGCGATGATGGAGATCCGCACCGCGTTACTGATGTCGACATTGACCATTATGATGGCGTTTCTACCGCTTGCTTACATCACCGGGATGATGGGTCCTTACATGGCCCCTATGGCCTTTAATGTGCCCGTGAGTGTGATGGTGTCAACCGGGGTGGCTTTGTTTATTACGCCCTGGCTGGCGAGCCGCCTGCTGAGCGCCAAACCATCATCAGTAGTGAGCGTGGATAATGGCTGGTATGCGGCATTACTCACGCCTTTGCTGCGCTCGCCACGCAAGGCTAAAGGGGTGTTGTGGGTGATGTTAGTGCTGTTTGTGTTGAGTGCCAGTTTACCTGTGTTTCGGGCTGTCCCACTCAAGCTGTTACCTTATGACAATAAAAATGAAGTTCAGGTGCTGATTGATTTACCGGAGGGCAGCACATTGGAAGCCACCGCGCGTATCACGCGCGCAGTGCAGCAACGCGTTTGGCAAATGAATGAGGTGAGTGCGATTGCCGCCTATGTGGGCCAGCCTTCCAGTATGGATTTCAACGGTATGGTGCGGGGATATTATCGTCGTCACAGTGACAACATGGCGGAGCTACGGGTGGTGTTACTAGACAAGCGTGAGCGCGCACACCAGTCTCATGCTGTGGTGTTGCGGCTGCGCAAAGCGTTGGCGGAGTTTAATCGTGATGGCACGGTGATCAAAGTGGTGGAAGTGCCGCCGGGTCCCCCTGTTATGAGCACACTAACTGCCGAGGTTTATGCTGATCCCTTTATTGCCACGGATACGCACCGCGATGCAGCGCTGAGGCTGGCGGCACGCTTGCGCCAGGAGCCTCATGTGGCGGAAGTTGATACCTCTTTGTCCGCCCCGGTTACATTACAGCGATTTGTGACTGATAAACAAAAAGCGGCGCTCTCCGGAGTGAGCAGCATAGAAATAAACCATACTCTGGCGTTGGTCAGTGGTGGCATGCAGGCCGGATTGTTATATCAGCCTCGTGAGGCTCAGCCGGTGCCGATCACGTTACAGCTGGCTTATTCGGACCGTCAGCATTGGTCGGACTTACTCGCAACTCAGATCCGTGGCAGCAGCGACGTGACTCAGGCGCAAGATAATTTTGGTCTTAGCCGGGCAGCCCGACCTATGGTGGCCTTATCTGAAGTCGGAGATATGCAGACTTTGGTGGCAGAGCCTGCGATTTACCGAAAGGATTTGGCGCCAGTCATTTATGTTTTTGCGGAATTAAATGGCCGCACACCTGCTGAGGTAATAGCTGATGTGGTAGCTGATGAGCAACAAGCGGGTGTTCCTGTGCAGAACGAAACACACATGACACCCTGGCAGCAACGCACTTTTCTCAGCAGTGGTAGCGGTTTATCGTGGCAGCTACCTGAGGGCACACAGTATCGTTTCAGCGGTGAAGGAGAGTGGCGCATCACCATCCGAGTGTTTCGGGATATGGGTATTGCCTTTGCTTTTGCGCTGGCAGCTATTTTCTTGATTTTACGTTGGCAGACCGCTTCCAGTGCGGTGGCACTGATCATCATGTCTGCCATTCCTTTAACCATGATAGGGATTATGCCCGGCTTTTGGGGGCTTAATCAGTTGGGTGAACGCACCATAGCTGGGTCACCCGATCCTGTCCTGTTTACCGCCACCGCGATGATCGGCATGATTGCACTGGCCGGTATTGTGGTGAGAAACTCACTGATCCTGGTGGAGTTTATTACCCAGGCCCGACAGGCAGGCATGCCACTGGAGGCTGCTTTGATCCGTGCCGGCAGTGTGCGTATGCGGCCCGTATTACTGACTGCGGGGACCACTTTGCTGGGCAATCTGGTGATCATTTTGGATCCTGTATTCAGTGGCCTGGCGCTGGCAATCATGTTTGGCATTGTTGCCTCAACTCTGTTTTCTTTACTGGTTGTGCCGGTTGTCTATTATCTGGTGTTCAAAACGCCCGACGAAGACAATACACCAGCCCCGATTTCTGATGATTTGGAGACTGCGCATGTCTGA
- a CDS encoding MFS transporter — MTKQQLCKRYGIHLGLTMFAAMLLLPILTPYLLAQGFVVSQIAIAMVVMSAVIIICEVPSGALADHFGRRRLFCCSLIFALLTNLLLLVATDFVTLLIAVSCWGLNQATLSGTLNAWFVERFHEAEGEQTLNQGFAATYGLAYGIGASSAVLSALFLAFGDHLALSTLQMYQLIFVVSSIGFILLLPLTFHWVKEVKSPAQQRFKQALSQHVGTTLSTVRQPALAKLLIALVIVIPVSASIEKFWPIFVHQLEQVDMDSVAWLFPAVMAATFALNGVAAVLSAKLCTLLNQKLGQAMAVAHLLKLVALVAMALAPDLSWFVAALLLFFLCFGLTQPAQLQLQHQLCDDSVRATIESLGSLTTRMGGMLGAALTGALLNLVSLPVSWLLLGALSLLGIVLLFSPSLNQQDPPAVTEPEAEPASADLNA; from the coding sequence ATGACCAAACAACAATTGTGTAAGCGTTACGGTATTCATCTCGGTCTGACCATGTTTGCTGCCATGTTGCTGCTGCCGATCCTGACCCCTTACCTGCTCGCGCAGGGCTTTGTGGTCAGCCAGATAGCCATTGCCATGGTCGTCATGAGTGCCGTGATCATCATCTGTGAAGTACCCAGTGGGGCGCTGGCCGATCATTTTGGCCGTCGCCGACTATTTTGCTGTTCATTGATATTTGCTTTACTGACCAACCTGTTACTGTTGGTCGCCACGGATTTTGTGACTTTACTGATTGCTGTCAGTTGCTGGGGGCTTAACCAGGCCACCCTGAGTGGGACACTCAACGCCTGGTTTGTGGAGCGCTTTCATGAAGCAGAAGGCGAACAAACCCTGAATCAGGGGTTCGCCGCGACCTATGGCCTGGCGTATGGGATTGGTGCCTCCTCCGCGGTGCTCTCCGCTTTGTTTCTGGCGTTTGGCGATCACCTTGCGCTGTCGACCTTGCAGATGTATCAGCTGATCTTTGTGGTGTCGAGCATCGGCTTTATCTTGCTGCTGCCGCTGACCTTTCACTGGGTCAAAGAGGTCAAATCTCCGGCTCAGCAGCGCTTTAAACAGGCACTGAGCCAACATGTTGGCACCACTCTCAGCACAGTGCGTCAACCAGCACTGGCTAAACTGCTCATTGCGCTGGTAATCGTGATCCCGGTCAGCGCCAGTATTGAAAAATTCTGGCCAATCTTTGTTCACCAGCTGGAGCAAGTCGATATGGATTCAGTGGCCTGGTTATTTCCAGCCGTCATGGCTGCAACCTTTGCTCTGAACGGTGTCGCCGCGGTACTCAGTGCTAAGCTGTGTACACTGCTCAATCAAAAGCTGGGGCAGGCAATGGCTGTTGCCCACTTACTTAAGCTGGTGGCTTTGGTTGCCATGGCACTGGCACCTGATCTCAGTTGGTTTGTGGCAGCGTTACTGCTGTTCTTCCTGTGCTTTGGCCTGACCCAGCCGGCACAATTACAGCTGCAGCATCAACTGTGCGACGACAGTGTGCGAGCTACTATAGAATCACTGGGCTCACTAACGACCCGCATGGGTGGCATGCTGGGTGCCGCACTGACAGGCGCTTTACTGAATCTGGTTTCGCTGCCGGTGAGCTGGTTACTGCTTGGCGCCTTGTCGCTACTGGGCATCGTGCTGCTGTTCAGCCCATCGCTCAACCAGCAAGACCCGCCTGCAGTAACAGAGCCAGAGGCTGAACCCGCTTCCGCGGACCTTAACGCCTGA
- a CDS encoding fumarylacetoacetate hydrolase family protein: MYQHLWESGDAVALEVGKAVCVGRNYVAHAKELNNPIPDNPLLFIKPASAFCHFQSPLVLNTTLGEHHYEAELVLLVGETIDNHTREPLQHICGIATGLDLTLRELQSKLKQQGHPWECAKAFDNSCSVTPFRAVNGLDENSVLHYRFWQNDALKQHGDSSLMIFSLTSLLTEISRYFTLNPGDIVMTGTPQGVGALNEGDTLALQLQDAPLYSATVTVRR; this comes from the coding sequence ATGTATCAGCACTTATGGGAATCAGGTGACGCAGTCGCTCTGGAGGTTGGTAAAGCGGTATGTGTGGGTCGCAATTACGTGGCACATGCCAAAGAGCTAAACAACCCAATACCCGATAACCCCCTGCTTTTTATCAAACCAGCCTCGGCATTTTGCCATTTTCAGTCGCCACTGGTACTCAATACCACGCTGGGTGAGCACCATTATGAAGCTGAGCTCGTACTGCTGGTGGGAGAGACCATAGATAATCACACCCGTGAGCCGTTGCAACATATCTGTGGGATTGCGACCGGGCTGGACCTGACACTCAGGGAGTTACAGAGCAAATTAAAACAACAGGGGCACCCTTGGGAGTGTGCCAAGGCGTTTGATAACAGTTGCAGTGTCACCCCATTCAGAGCCGTAAATGGCCTGGATGAAAACAGTGTGCTGCACTATCGGTTTTGGCAAAATGACGCGCTTAAGCAGCACGGAGACAGCAGCTTGATGATTTTTTCACTGACGAGCTTGCTGACTGAGATCAGCCGATATTTTACCCTGAACCCGGGTGATATCGTTATGACTGGCACCCCACAGGGGGTGGGGGCATTAAACGAAGGCGACACCCTGGCGTTACAGCTCCAGGATGCCCCTCTGTATAGCGCGACGGTTACTGTCAGGCGTTAA
- a CDS encoding ArsR/SmtB family transcription factor, whose product MDLHAMADSAAQAEALLKMLANRNRLMILCSLQSTELSVGELNERVPLAQSALSQHLAAMRKTGVVASRRAGATVYYRIADDKVLVILQQLYQLFCADKDTP is encoded by the coding sequence ATGGATTTACACGCAATGGCCGACAGCGCCGCACAGGCTGAAGCATTACTTAAGATGCTCGCGAATCGGAATCGGTTGATGATCTTATGCAGTTTGCAAAGTACAGAACTCAGTGTCGGTGAGTTGAATGAGCGGGTTCCACTGGCTCAATCTGCACTGTCTCAGCACCTGGCTGCAATGCGGAAAACTGGGGTCGTTGCTTCACGACGCGCTGGTGCTACTGTGTATTACCGCATTGCGGATGACAAGGTGCTGGTGATCTTGCAGCAGCTTTATCAGCTCTTCTGTGCCGACAAGGATACACCATGA
- a CDS encoding rhodanese-like domain-containing protein: MLTSPQDILKTVRPNQRCISAQQAKAEMATNQGLLIDVREPQEHQEKAAPGAMNIPRGVLEFQLPSVEKDPGRPLYLHCAAGGRAVFAAEQLTRIGYQNVSVITCKVDEVCQVFA, from the coding sequence ATGCTGACATCCCCACAGGACATTTTAAAAACCGTCAGGCCCAATCAGCGCTGTATCAGCGCGCAACAGGCCAAAGCAGAAATGGCCACCAATCAGGGCTTATTGATTGACGTGCGAGAGCCTCAGGAGCATCAGGAAAAAGCTGCCCCGGGGGCAATGAATATTCCCCGTGGCGTGCTGGAGTTTCAGTTACCCTCTGTCGAGAAAGATCCAGGTCGACCTCTGTACTTGCACTGTGCCGCTGGCGGCCGGGCGGTGTTTGCGGCAGAGCAACTCACCCGCATTGGCTACCAGAATGTCAGCGTGATCACCTGTAAAGTCGATGAGGTGTGTCAGGTCTTTGCCTGA
- a CDS encoding YgaP family membrane protein — protein MRLEAAIRLIAGSMLILSLLLTWFMDPRWVWLSVFIALNLIQSAFTGWCPMMTLLKKLGMEN, from the coding sequence ATGAGACTGGAAGCCGCTATCAGATTGATCGCCGGCAGTATGTTAATACTGTCATTGTTACTTACCTGGTTTATGGATCCGCGCTGGGTGTGGTTGAGTGTGTTTATCGCATTAAACCTGATCCAATCCGCCTTTACAGGCTGGTGTCCAATGATGACCTTACTCAAAAAACTTGGAATGGAGAATTAA
- a CDS encoding DUF6653 family protein — protein MQRTAAKYFAMSEEVWARHANPWSVWSRYSCLPLLIACLWWRDWLGVAFWPLLVGLLLWVWLNPRCFSKPRDTHNWASQAVLGEQILIYQLERVPLVHYQVIKIIMALLTLSTLVCGIGLWFQEAISTCVGALGVILSKTWFLDRMVWLYQSVARTDAEIAARQAKT, from the coding sequence ATGCAACGAACTGCTGCGAAGTATTTCGCCATGAGCGAAGAAGTGTGGGCGCGCCATGCCAACCCCTGGAGTGTCTGGAGTCGTTATTCTTGTTTGCCTTTGTTGATTGCGTGTCTGTGGTGGCGCGACTGGCTGGGAGTGGCTTTTTGGCCGCTGCTGGTAGGACTGTTACTTTGGGTGTGGTTGAATCCAAGGTGTTTCAGTAAACCCAGAGACACCCATAATTGGGCGTCACAAGCCGTATTGGGTGAGCAGATCTTAATTTATCAGTTGGAGCGAGTGCCACTGGTGCATTATCAGGTGATTAAAATCATCATGGCGCTGCTAACACTGAGTACCCTGGTATGTGGTATTGGCCTGTGGTTTCAGGAGGCCATCAGTACCTGCGTCGGCGCACTGGGGGTGATCCTGAGCAAGACCTGGTTTCTTGATCGGATGGTCTGGCTGTATCAGAGTGTGGCCCGCACAGATGCCGAAATAGCGGCGCGTCAGGCAAAGACCTGA
- a CDS encoding nitroreductase family protein, with product MKQHANVPLNDFIEYPQEEMLSRATAFLDEAKRRHTIRSFSDRPVPKEIIEACIKTAGSAPSGANHQPWHFVAIHSQDVKQQIRAAAEQQEQAFYEGRAGEEWLDALKPLGTDADKPYLEHAPWLIAIFSQKKGGIHTEDKNTNYYVHESVGIATGFLIQALHHAGLATLTHTPKPMSFLTEICQRDKENERPYMLLIAGYPAEDATVPEHALVKKPLEEIATFL from the coding sequence ATGAAACAACATGCGAACGTGCCTCTCAACGATTTTATTGAGTACCCACAGGAAGAAATGCTCAGCCGCGCCACGGCATTTCTGGATGAAGCAAAACGCCGCCACACTATCCGCAGCTTTAGCGACCGTCCGGTGCCCAAAGAGATCATCGAAGCCTGCATCAAAACGGCTGGCTCAGCGCCCAGTGGCGCTAACCATCAGCCCTGGCATTTTGTGGCCATTCACAGTCAGGACGTAAAGCAACAGATCCGTGCAGCGGCAGAGCAGCAAGAACAGGCTTTCTATGAAGGCCGTGCTGGCGAAGAATGGCTTGATGCTTTAAAACCGTTAGGCACCGATGCAGATAAGCCTTATCTGGAGCATGCTCCCTGGTTAATCGCCATCTTTAGCCAGAAAAAAGGGGGTATCCACACCGAAGATAAAAATACCAACTACTATGTCCATGAATCCGTTGGGATTGCGACTGGCTTTTTGATCCAGGCGCTGCACCATGCCGGACTGGCGACCCTGACCCATACACCAAAGCCCATGAGCTTCCTGACCGAGATCTGTCAGCGAGATAAAGAAAACGAGCGACCCTATATGTTACTGATCGCCGGTTATCCAGCAGAAGACGCAACCGTTCCGGAGCACGCCCTGGTTAAAAAGCCGCTTGAGGAGATTGCGACTTTTCTGTAG
- a CDS encoding efflux RND transporter periplasmic adaptor subunit — protein MSDIRWVRPLLAIALLLLAVAWMAGLFNDTVTPGDKTLDNRPLPQLYEVEQQLVYDVEQIPGSVIAKHNTVVASRVLAQLKSLTVRSGDTIQAGQLIATLDDADLRAQLRAVKAEQQANLAQLSQAQKQLERALTLQQKGLVAHNQVDEWQTQVNELSARKAALVQQQAGAEVALGYTQVRAPISGTLVARLQEPGAMLNPGTPLVSIYNPAQLQVEVSVRERLLPELAVGERYQISIPAAEATQYATISELVPVADRDARSFTVKLDMQWMQGVIPGMYAVLKLPGNGRKAILIPTSLVQHYGQLSKVAVLHNGQVQSRFIRLGREYGEQVEVISGLRAGEHLVTGSPTALTTTTEKSQSPQAAF, from the coding sequence ATGTCTGATATTCGATGGGTACGTCCGTTGCTGGCGATCGCCTTATTGCTGTTGGCGGTTGCCTGGATGGCTGGATTATTTAACGACACTGTGACACCCGGAGATAAGACCCTGGATAACAGGCCACTCCCTCAGTTGTATGAGGTGGAGCAGCAACTGGTTTATGACGTAGAGCAGATCCCCGGGAGTGTGATTGCCAAACACAATACGGTTGTCGCCAGCCGTGTGCTGGCACAGCTCAAAAGTCTGACGGTGCGTTCTGGTGATACGATCCAGGCAGGTCAGTTGATTGCCACACTGGATGATGCCGATCTGCGAGCACAATTACGTGCAGTTAAAGCGGAGCAACAGGCTAATCTGGCACAGCTAAGCCAGGCACAAAAACAGCTTGAGCGTGCTCTGACCTTGCAGCAAAAAGGTTTGGTAGCGCATAACCAGGTCGATGAATGGCAGACTCAGGTCAATGAGCTGTCAGCCAGAAAAGCCGCCCTGGTTCAACAGCAGGCTGGGGCAGAGGTGGCCTTAGGCTATACTCAGGTCAGGGCACCTATCTCAGGGACACTGGTAGCGCGTCTGCAAGAGCCTGGTGCCATGCTTAACCCGGGCACGCCGCTAGTCTCTATTTACAATCCGGCACAGTTGCAGGTTGAGGTGTCTGTACGGGAGCGGTTGTTGCCGGAGCTGGCGGTGGGGGAGCGTTATCAGATCAGTATCCCGGCCGCGGAAGCCACGCAATATGCCACCATCAGCGAGCTGGTGCCAGTCGCAGATCGCGATGCGCGCAGTTTTACCGTAAAGCTGGATATGCAGTGGATGCAAGGGGTGATACCGGGCATGTATGCTGTATTGAAACTACCTGGAAACGGACGTAAGGCGATATTGATCCCAACATCATTGGTACAGCATTATGGTCAGCTCAGTAAAGTCGCTGTGTTACATAACGGGCAGGTGCAGAGTCGCTTTATTCGTCTCGGCAGAGAGTATGGTGAGCAGGTTGAAGTCATCAGTGGTTTGCGTGCCGGTGAACACCTGGTGACGGGATCACCGACAGCGTTAACAACGACTACAGAAAAGTCGCAATCTCCTCAAGCGGCTTTTTAA